A single window of Metallosphaera hakonensis JCM 8857 = DSM 7519 DNA harbors:
- a CDS encoding MFS transporter, with translation MRYVNKLAIVGGSRSLAGSLIWPFTAFALFKVYHLSLDFISIYFIIQGIVGIVAYLLGGYLTDLLGRVRVLVLSALFSSVSLFLAYLTNTQWSVVTFILIQTFFNSLYNVANTSLVGDLNRNFSGLVKDYSRIRVGINAGWAVGPAIGGLLFYSLGFRVLLLISSLILLPLVPLLLSLPEVKGNVRISLQVDRTFLKFLIPTFLTFMVMGQLGFSLLTFYNTIFKLTTFQVGLLFLENGLIIVALQEIVGRKLSFNMISMGMLIYSIAYFAVAFSSNFILAILDMGFITLAEMIVSPLSQALASYLSEKNTRGRKMGVYNMVTALGRTSGSSYVSYLMNYYLSSPAILWSNVAIIGVISAVLYYFLVPVRVTVERRD, from the coding sequence ATGAGATACGTCAACAAATTAGCGATAGTCGGAGGGAGTAGGTCGCTAGCTGGCTCACTTATCTGGCCTTTCACGGCGTTCGCATTGTTCAAAGTGTATCACCTTAGCCTCGATTTCATTTCAATTTACTTCATAATTCAAGGGATCGTGGGTATTGTGGCCTACCTCCTGGGAGGGTACTTGACTGACCTCCTAGGTAGGGTTAGGGTCTTAGTTCTTTCCGCTCTGTTTTCTTCGGTCTCCCTCTTTCTGGCTTACTTAACCAATACACAGTGGTCCGTGGTTACCTTCATCCTAATACAAACGTTCTTTAATAGCTTATACAACGTGGCTAATACTTCTCTTGTAGGGGACCTGAACAGGAACTTCTCTGGTCTAGTTAAGGACTACAGTAGGATCAGGGTAGGGATTAACGCAGGTTGGGCAGTGGGACCTGCAATAGGGGGCTTACTGTTTTACAGCTTGGGGTTCAGGGTTCTCCTCCTCATCTCCTCCCTAATTCTTCTCCCTCTGGTGCCACTTCTCCTTTCCCTTCCGGAGGTTAAGGGAAACGTGAGGATCTCCCTCCAAGTTGACAGGACCTTTCTGAAGTTCCTAATTCCAACGTTCCTCACGTTCATGGTCATGGGACAACTTGGGTTCAGCTTATTAACCTTTTACAACACTATTTTCAAATTGACGACCTTCCAGGTAGGTCTACTATTCCTGGAGAACGGGCTCATTATCGTGGCCCTTCAAGAGATTGTTGGGAGAAAATTGAGTTTCAACATGATCTCCATGGGAATGCTGATCTACTCAATCGCATATTTCGCAGTCGCGTTCTCCTCTAACTTCATTCTGGCAATCTTGGATATGGGCTTCATAACCCTGGCGGAGATGATCGTATCTCCCCTCTCTCAGGCTTTAGCTTCCTACCTCTCGGAGAAGAACACAAGGGGGAGGAAAATGGGGGTTTATAACATGGTAACCGCTTTGGGTAGAACCTCAGGGTCTTCATACGTCTCCTATCTCATGAACTATTACCTGAGTTCACCGGCCATTCTATGGTCTAACGTTGCGATCATTGGAGTAATATCAGCTGTTCTATATTACTTCCTTGTCCCCGTTAGAGTTACGGTGGAGAGGAGGGATTAG
- a CDS encoding antitoxin VapB family protein encodes MQRITTITVSKEVKEKLKRMKGGRSWDEFLLILADEYSRSRCRNGLMRLREIISEEELRRIEESHGEMHGEFKV; translated from the coding sequence ATGCAGAGGATCACCACTATCACCGTGTCGAAGGAAGTTAAAGAGAAATTGAAAAGGATGAAGGGTGGGAGAAGTTGGGACGAATTCCTGTTAATACTTGCGGACGAGTATAGTAGAAGTAGGTGCAGGAACGGGTTAATGAGATTGAGAGAGATCATCTCTGAGGAGGAATTAAGGAGAATTGAGGAAAGTCATGGGGAGATGCACGGGGAATTCAAGGTTTAA